From Candidatus Sphingomonas colombiensis, one genomic window encodes:
- the ccoN gene encoding cytochrome-c oxidase, cbb3-type subunit I: MANDISASAGWLFLALLASFAAATAVDGGFAVHMGIAAAAAFFVAVRGLGAKPKDGMGPRVSPATAGQYYDDVIRWGVIATVFWGIVGFLVGVFIAAQLTFPQLNLGEYVNFGRIRPLHTSAVIFAFGGNALIATSFYVVQRTCRARLFWPNLANFVFWGYQLFIVLAATGYVMGITEAREYAEPEWYVDIWLTIVWVAYLVVFVGTIVRRSEPHIYVANWFYLAFIITIAMLHIVNNLSMPVSLVGSKSYSAFSGVQDALTQWWYGHNAVGFFLTAGFLGMMYYFVPKQAERPVYSYRLSIVHFWSLIFLYIWAGPHHLHYTALPDWAQTLGMVFSVMLWMPSWGGMINGLMTLNGAWDKIRTDPIIRMMVFALAFYGMSTFEGPMMSIKTVNSLSHYTNWTIGHVHSGALGWNGMITFGAIYFMTPRLWGRERLYSLRMVNWHFWCATLGIVLYASAMWVAGIMQGLMWREYGDDGYLVYSFAEVVAALHPYYLIRTLGGLLYITGAFFMAWNVWMTIRGRLREEAPMSDAPFDPARDRPLVSAQAR, from the coding sequence ATGGCAAACGATATCAGCGCATCCGCCGGGTGGCTGTTCCTGGCGCTGCTTGCATCGTTCGCCGCTGCAACCGCGGTCGATGGCGGCTTCGCGGTGCATATGGGGATCGCCGCCGCCGCCGCATTCTTCGTCGCGGTGCGTGGGCTGGGCGCCAAGCCGAAGGACGGCATGGGACCGCGCGTCTCTCCGGCCACCGCCGGGCAATATTATGACGATGTGATCCGCTGGGGCGTGATCGCGACGGTGTTCTGGGGCATCGTCGGCTTCCTGGTCGGCGTGTTCATCGCCGCACAATTGACCTTCCCGCAGCTGAACCTTGGCGAATACGTCAATTTCGGACGCATCCGGCCGCTGCATACCTCTGCGGTGATCTTCGCGTTCGGCGGCAACGCGCTGATCGCGACAAGCTTCTATGTCGTACAGCGCACGTGCCGCGCGCGGCTGTTCTGGCCCAACCTCGCGAATTTCGTGTTCTGGGGATATCAGTTGTTCATCGTCCTGGCCGCGACCGGCTATGTCATGGGCATCACCGAAGCGCGCGAATATGCCGAGCCGGAATGGTATGTCGATATCTGGCTGACCATCGTGTGGGTCGCCTATCTCGTGGTGTTCGTCGGCACCATCGTGCGCCGTTCCGAACCGCACATCTATGTCGCGAACTGGTTCTACCTCGCGTTCATCATCACGATCGCGATGCTGCACATCGTCAACAACCTGTCGATGCCGGTCAGCCTTGTCGGATCGAAATCCTATTCCGCTTTCTCGGGCGTGCAGGATGCGCTGACGCAATGGTGGTATGGCCACAATGCCGTCGGCTTCTTCCTGACGGCCGGCTTCCTCGGCATGATGTACTATTTCGTGCCTAAGCAGGCTGAGCGGCCGGTCTATAGTTACCGCCTGTCGATCGTCCATTTCTGGTCGCTGATCTTCCTCTACATCTGGGCCGGGCCGCACCACCTTCATTACACCGCGCTGCCGGATTGGGCGCAGACGCTCGGCATGGTGTTCTCGGTGATGCTGTGGATGCCGAGTTGGGGCGGCATGATCAACGGCCTGATGACGTTGAACGGCGCGTGGGACAAGATCCGCACCGATCCGATCATCCGCATGATGGTGTTCGCGCTCGCCTTTTACGGGATGAGCACGTTCGAGGGGCCGATGATGTCGATCAAGACGGTCAACTCCCTGAGCCATTATACCAACTGGACGATCGGCCATGTTCATTCGGGCGCGCTCGGCTGGAACGGCATGATCACCTTCGGCGCGATCTATTTCATGACGCCGCGCCTGTGGGGACGTGAGCGGCTCTACTCGTTGCGCATGGTCAACTGGCACTTCTGGTGCGCGACGCTGGGGATCGTCCTCTACGCTTCCGCGATGTGGGTGGCCGGGATCATGCAGGGGCTGATGTGGCGCGAATATGGTGACGACGGCTATCTCGTCTATTCGTTCGCTGAGGTCGTCGCGGCGCTTCACCCTTATTATCTGATCCGCACGCTGGGTGGGCTGCTCTACATCACCGGCGCTTTCTTCATGGCCTGGAACGTGTGGATGACGATCCGCGGT
- a CDS encoding 3-hydroxyanthranilate 3,4-dioxygenase, whose amino-acid sequence MSDVLRYGRPFDFKGWIEAHRDRLKPPVGNAQIWQDSDFIVTVVGGPNQRSDYHVDPLEEFFYQLQGDMVLRLWVDGKPEDMPIREGEIFLLPPFVPHSPQRSVPGSVGLVIERQRPEGLIDAFQWYCDGCGEVVHRVEVQLKSIVADLPPLFDAFYASEELRTCGKCGTVHPGRVAVK is encoded by the coding sequence ATGAGTGACGTTCTGCGTTACGGTCGTCCGTTCGATTTCAAGGGCTGGATCGAGGCGCATCGCGATCGGTTGAAACCGCCGGTCGGCAATGCCCAGATCTGGCAGGACAGCGATTTCATCGTCACGGTGGTCGGCGGCCCGAACCAGCGCAGCGATTATCATGTCGATCCGCTGGAGGAGTTTTTCTACCAGTTGCAGGGCGACATGGTGTTGCGGCTATGGGTCGACGGGAAGCCCGAGGACATGCCGATCCGCGAGGGCGAGATATTCTTGTTGCCGCCGTTCGTGCCGCATTCGCCGCAGCGATCGGTGCCGGGCAGCGTCGGGCTGGTGATCGAACGTCAGCGGCCGGAGGGGCTGATCGATGCGTTCCAATGGTATTGCGACGGCTGCGGCGAAGTGGTGCATCGCGTCGAGGTGCAATTGAAGAGCATCGTTGCCGATCTGCCACCGCTATTCGACGCTTTCTATGCGAGCGAAGAATTGCGCACCTGCGGCAAATGCGGAACGGTGCATCCGGGGCGTGTTGCGGTCAAATAG
- a CDS encoding Crp/Fnr family transcriptional regulator, producing the protein MSSCDLCAIRNRAICSALDAKEIETLNAIGRRQQLAAGEPLIWEGEDSVRVANVIEGTLKLSSGTRDGREQIVGLVYPSDFIGRPFADTANHEVTALTDARVCVFNRRDFDAFTREHPALEHKLLEHTLNDLDRTRRWMLLLGRKSASEKIACLLLEMSERLAFPNCKAGFEAAHQHLSLPFSRQQIADLLGLTIETVSRQFTRLKKEGVIDLPSRREVIILDHARLLVEAG; encoded by the coding sequence ATGTCAAGCTGCGACCTATGCGCTATCCGAAATCGCGCGATATGCTCCGCACTCGACGCCAAAGAAATCGAAACGCTAAACGCGATCGGGCGCCGTCAACAGCTCGCCGCCGGGGAACCTCTGATCTGGGAAGGCGAGGATTCAGTACGGGTTGCGAATGTCATAGAAGGCACGCTGAAGCTGTCCTCGGGCACCCGGGACGGCCGTGAGCAAATCGTTGGCCTCGTCTATCCGTCGGACTTCATAGGACGGCCGTTCGCGGACACTGCCAATCATGAAGTGACGGCGCTGACCGACGCCCGTGTTTGCGTTTTCAACCGACGCGACTTCGATGCCTTCACGCGGGAACATCCGGCGCTGGAGCATAAGTTGCTGGAGCACACACTGAACGATCTGGACCGCACGCGGCGCTGGATGCTGCTATTGGGCCGTAAATCGGCCTCCGAAAAGATCGCCTGTCTCTTGCTCGAAATGTCGGAACGGCTTGCTTTTCCGAACTGTAAAGCCGGCTTTGAGGCGGCGCATCAACACCTCAGCCTTCCCTTTTCACGCCAGCAGATTGCTGACCTGCTCGGGCTGACAATCGAAACCGTCAGTCGCCAATTTACCCGGCTGAAGAAGGAGGGCGTCATCGATCTCCCGTCGCGCCGCGAGGTGATCATCCTCGATCATGCAAGGCTCCTCGTCGAAGCCGGCTGA
- a CDS encoding Crp/Fnr family transcriptional regulator: MRDTSLCAALEDRELAALHVSRSRHIMPAGYPMGDCGDLCANIVSGALKLSLHAKDGREQIVDLMFAGDFLGTPRVREQIVTATTLAQTEICAFSRHDFAHALDTFPPMRRMLVERAIAASERARGRLRMLGHSSARERVAVFILYITAHADGKPVRIPLRREEVANFLGLAAETVSRQLGHLRAEGVITLVNARDCTVLDHERLCAIARSPNF; encoded by the coding sequence GTGCGCGACACGTCCCTGTGCGCCGCGCTGGAGGATCGCGAACTGGCGGCGCTCCACGTGAGCCGATCACGGCATATCATGCCCGCCGGTTATCCGATGGGCGACTGTGGCGATCTGTGTGCCAATATAGTGTCCGGCGCGCTCAAATTGTCCCTCCACGCAAAGGACGGGCGCGAGCAGATCGTCGACCTGATGTTTGCCGGCGACTTCCTTGGTACGCCCCGTGTGCGCGAGCAGATCGTGACGGCCACCACCCTGGCCCAGACCGAAATATGCGCATTTTCCCGTCACGATTTCGCGCACGCGCTCGACACCTTTCCGCCCATGCGGAGGATGCTGGTTGAGCGTGCGATTGCCGCCTCCGAACGGGCGCGCGGCCGCTTACGCATGCTTGGTCACAGCAGCGCGCGGGAGCGGGTGGCGGTCTTCATTCTCTATATCACCGCCCATGCGGACGGGAAGCCGGTGCGGATTCCTTTGCGTCGAGAGGAAGTCGCGAATTTCCTGGGCCTTGCCGCTGAGACGGTCAGCCGGCAGCTTGGCCACTTGCGCGCCGAGGGCGTGATCACGCTCGTCAATGCGCGCGACTGCACGGTGCTGGATCATGAACGGCTCTGCGCGATCGCCCGCTCACCGAATTTTTGA
- a CDS encoding TonB-dependent receptor, giving the protein MSEMKHGVKSSWLVSTAILSGLGAIGATPAFAEEQPAATQSQPDEAAATKQGQVSDIIVTATRREESAQRVPVAVTALSAADLQARGIQNTDDLKFQVPGLQIYSTQVGITNYTIRGLGNANNRSATADGSVGVFVNEAYFGRPFLVNTDFMDIERVEVLRGPQGTLFGRNTIGGAISFYSTKPGPETRAGGEVTVGNYNTRDAGGYISGEIADNVYAKVAVTTRNHDGYDYNTTTHSGIDDQRMTGVSAALRFTPTSNLDITLNLDTTVRRGTGSWWVTAVRGPYSGAPYANPRVGNGANDNGFGNINNSGGSLNVDWNTPIGNFTSVTAYRYGTLASRSPSTGTQPAPIGPPAINSALSNILFTQEDDYRTRQYSQEFRLASDNDSAFRWLLGAYYFHERSIHTAIVDFQFNNYYGFNGRTRYDSTGTTDAFALFGNVSYNITDKLKLQAGLRWSSDHKEFTETPSGKSYGAPFTVNGVTVPTFNAAGKKTFQAATPSFTINYQATPSVFLYATVSQGFKSGGFNDVSNEKLSAETPYIEEKVWNYEAGFKADLFNHRARLNISAFKLEYTNLQVSEVIPSPIPGGPNIVVTGNAGKTHNQGVEMEFQAFPVRNFQLYGNFSYQDSRVDTLVVQGVDQSGHKLPLVPSTKWMAGAAYTVGISDAMDATLRGAYSRTSSYYGYITNNPLELVPPQSDLTASLLFEPRGSHWNVELWGKNLQNKLNISQLFQIFGASYGKLGVPRTWGLTVRYKY; this is encoded by the coding sequence ATGAGCGAAATGAAACATGGGGTGAAATCGTCGTGGCTGGTGTCCACGGCAATCCTTTCCGGGCTTGGTGCTATCGGGGCGACCCCGGCCTTCGCGGAGGAGCAGCCGGCGGCGACACAGAGCCAGCCGGACGAGGCAGCCGCGACGAAGCAGGGCCAGGTCAGCGACATTATCGTGACCGCGACCCGGCGTGAGGAAAGCGCGCAGCGTGTGCCCGTTGCGGTCACCGCGCTTTCCGCCGCCGATCTTCAGGCGCGCGGTATCCAGAACACGGACGACTTGAAATTTCAGGTGCCCGGCCTGCAAATCTATTCGACCCAGGTTGGCATCACCAATTACACGATCCGCGGCCTCGGCAATGCCAACAACCGTTCGGCAACGGCGGACGGATCGGTCGGCGTGTTCGTGAACGAAGCCTATTTCGGCCGTCCGTTCCTCGTGAACACAGATTTCATGGATATCGAGCGCGTCGAGGTGTTGCGCGGCCCGCAGGGCACCTTGTTCGGTCGCAATACGATCGGCGGCGCAATTTCCTTCTACAGCACCAAGCCGGGGCCGGAGACGCGCGCTGGCGGCGAGGTGACGGTCGGCAATTACAATACGCGCGACGCCGGCGGGTACATTTCGGGTGAGATCGCCGACAACGTCTATGCCAAGGTGGCGGTGACGACGCGTAACCATGACGGTTACGACTATAACACCACCACCCACAGCGGCATCGATGATCAGCGGATGACGGGTGTCAGCGCCGCCCTGCGCTTCACGCCCACCAGCAATCTCGACATCACGCTCAACCTTGACACGACGGTCCGGCGCGGAACCGGGTCTTGGTGGGTCACTGCGGTGCGCGGTCCCTATTCCGGTGCGCCATATGCCAATCCACGCGTCGGCAATGGTGCCAACGACAATGGCTTCGGCAATATCAACAATTCGGGCGGTAGTCTGAATGTCGACTGGAATACGCCGATCGGCAATTTCACCTCGGTCACCGCTTATCGTTACGGTACGCTGGCTTCGCGCTCGCCCTCGACGGGCACCCAGCCTGCGCCGATCGGGCCGCCCGCGATCAATTCCGCGCTCAGCAATATCCTGTTTACGCAGGAAGACGACTATCGCACGCGGCAATATTCGCAGGAATTCCGGCTGGCGTCGGACAATGATTCAGCGTTCCGCTGGCTGCTCGGTGCTTACTATTTCCACGAGCGTTCGATCCACACCGCGATCGTCGATTTTCAGTTCAACAACTATTACGGGTTTAACGGGCGGACTCGTTACGACTCAACGGGAACTACGGACGCTTTCGCGCTATTTGGTAACGTCAGCTACAATATCACCGATAAGCTGAAGTTGCAGGCTGGATTGCGCTGGAGCAGCGATCACAAGGAGTTCACGGAAACGCCATCGGGCAAGAGCTATGGCGCGCCATTTACAGTGAACGGTGTTACGGTGCCGACGTTCAATGCCGCCGGTAAGAAAACATTCCAGGCGGCGACGCCGAGCTTCACGATAAACTACCAAGCGACGCCATCGGTGTTCCTCTATGCGACCGTATCGCAAGGGTTCAAGAGCGGTGGTTTCAACGATGTCTCCAACGAAAAACTTTCCGCCGAAACGCCATATATCGAAGAAAAGGTCTGGAACTATGAGGCCGGGTTCAAGGCCGATCTGTTCAATCATCGCGCACGGTTGAACATTTCTGCGTTCAAGCTTGAATATACCAACCTTCAGGTGTCGGAGGTTATTCCATCACCGATCCCGGGCGGTCCGAATATTGTCGTCACGGGCAATGCCGGCAAGACGCACAATCAGGGCGTCGAAATGGAATTCCAAGCTTTCCCGGTACGCAACTTCCAGCTCTATGGTAATTTCAGCTACCAGGATTCGCGGGTCGATACGCTGGTCGTGCAGGGCGTCGACCAGTCCGGGCATAAGCTGCCGCTGGTGCCGTCGACCAAATGGATGGCGGGGGCGGCCTATACGGTTGGTATCAGCGATGCGATGGATGCGACGCTGCGTGGCGCATACAGCCGTACCTCATCCTATTATGGCTATATCACCAACAATCCGCTGGAACTGGTGCCGCCGCAGTCGGATCTGACCGCCTCGCTGTTATTCGAACCGCGCGGCAGCCACTGGAACGTGGAACTGTGGGGCAAGAACCTGCAGAACAAGCTGAACATCTCACAGCTCTTCCAGATCTTCGGTGCATCATACGGTAAGCTCGGCGTGCCGCGCACCTGGGGGCTGACGGTTCGTTACAAATATTGA
- a CDS encoding bile acid:sodium symporter has protein sequence MKIDGFLLAMLAAVVLALVAPHLGAPDGPLHMGLVTTLGIGLVFFLHGANLSPQALKAGATNWRIHVAVQGATFVLFPLIGFALFFGLQPVLGYEARLGLFFLCALPSTISSSVAMTSLARGNVPAAVFDASLSGIVGMAITPMLIATIVAVSGKPFPILPAIADIAMTLLLPFAVGQVMRPLIAKRLAANKRIINLLDRGVIVLIVYSAFCESTASGLWWRYSPWVIGEIAVIAGGLLALVLWLTMNVSRAWGFSLPDEVTTVFCGSKKSLANGAPIAKILFAGSSALGMIMLPIILYHQLQLIVCSVLARRYAARAEGRPGDAQKSAERLRT, from the coding sequence ATGAAGATTGACGGCTTCTTGTTGGCGATGCTTGCGGCGGTGGTGCTGGCGCTGGTCGCGCCGCATCTGGGCGCACCGGATGGGCCGCTGCACATGGGGCTGGTGACGACGCTCGGGATCGGTTTGGTCTTCTTCCTCCACGGCGCCAATCTCTCTCCACAGGCGCTGAAAGCCGGCGCGACCAACTGGCGGATCCACGTGGCGGTGCAGGGTGCGACATTCGTGCTGTTCCCGCTGATCGGCTTTGCGCTGTTCTTCGGGCTGCAACCGGTGCTGGGCTATGAAGCGCGGCTGGGCCTGTTCTTCCTCTGCGCGCTCCCCTCCACCATTTCGTCGTCGGTGGCGATGACCAGCCTCGCGCGTGGCAATGTGCCGGCGGCGGTATTCGATGCCTCGCTTTCAGGCATTGTCGGCATGGCGATCACGCCGATGTTGATCGCCACAATCGTCGCGGTGAGCGGCAAGCCGTTCCCGATCCTGCCCGCGATCGCCGATATTGCGATGACATTGCTGCTGCCGTTCGCGGTGGGGCAGGTGATGCGCCCGCTGATCGCGAAGCGGCTGGCCGCGAACAAGCGGATCATCAACCTGCTCGATCGCGGGGTGATCGTCCTGATCGTCTATTCCGCCTTCTGCGAATCGACCGCGTCCGGCTTGTGGTGGCGATATTCGCCGTGGGTGATCGGGGAGATTGCGGTGATCGCGGGGGGGCTGCTCGCACTGGTCCTGTGGCTCACCATGAATGTTTCACGCGCCTGGGGCTTCTCGCTGCCGGACGAGGTGACGACAGTATTCTGCGGATCGAAGAAGAGCCTCGCCAACGGCGCCCCAATCGCCAAGATCCTGTTCGCCGGCAGCTCTGCGCTGGGCATGATCATGCTGCCGATCATCCTTTATCATCAGTTGCAGCTCATCGTCTGCTCGGTCCTCGCCCGGCGCTATGCCGCGCGGGCGGAGGGGCGGCCCGGCGATGCGCAAAAAAGCGCGGAGCGCCTGCGCACCTAA
- a CDS encoding amidohydrolase family protein has protein sequence MAAPITAQGAGAETIIHAGHLIDGLSKTVLDKVSVVIRDGRIVSVQPGFIENPAATVIDLANETVLPGLIDSHVHITQADGAGSRIARSVMETPLDIAFQSVPEARRELEAGFTSIRNLMAPAGTDIALKRAIEKGLIPGPRMWVSGMALSPTGGHADPAAGLIPELARADMSGTFEREAVIDGPESARRAVRLQRMRGADLIKLMVSGGVISLGDDPQAKAMADDEVAAAVATAHALGMKVAAHAHGKKAIDAAVRLGVDSIEHGTFADAESYALMKAHGVYLVPTLLAGVAGVEFMDTHPGVFEAESVAKAKATAPVMVRNLAAAYRAGVKIAFGTDMSPHGVAQAREFVLMVDRAGMSPMDAILAATGNAADLLGAADKIGSVRAGRYADIIAVSGDPLADIGRLQHVNFVMKNGVVVVDRRQGGTAE, from the coding sequence ATGGCGGCGCCCATTACTGCCCAGGGTGCCGGGGCCGAGACCATCATTCATGCGGGCCATCTGATCGACGGTTTATCGAAAACGGTACTCGACAAGGTCTCGGTCGTTATCAGGGACGGGCGGATCGTTTCGGTTCAACCCGGTTTCATCGAGAATCCCGCTGCAACGGTGATCGACCTCGCGAATGAAACGGTTCTGCCCGGCCTGATCGACAGCCATGTCCACATTACGCAAGCGGACGGCGCCGGTAGTCGCATTGCGCGCAGCGTAATGGAGACGCCGCTCGATATCGCGTTCCAATCCGTGCCGGAGGCGCGACGGGAGCTTGAGGCGGGCTTCACGTCGATCCGCAATCTCATGGCACCCGCTGGCACGGACATCGCGCTCAAGCGCGCGATCGAGAAAGGATTGATTCCCGGCCCCCGCATGTGGGTGTCGGGGATGGCGCTCAGCCCGACCGGCGGCCACGCCGATCCTGCAGCTGGCCTGATACCGGAACTGGCGCGGGCCGACATGTCCGGAACGTTCGAGCGCGAAGCGGTGATCGACGGCCCCGAAAGCGCGCGCCGCGCCGTGCGGCTGCAACGTATGCGCGGCGCCGATCTGATCAAACTGATGGTGAGCGGCGGCGTAATTTCGCTGGGCGATGATCCGCAGGCGAAAGCGATGGCGGATGACGAGGTCGCGGCGGCGGTCGCCACCGCGCACGCGCTTGGCATGAAGGTGGCCGCCCATGCTCATGGCAAGAAGGCGATCGATGCGGCCGTGCGGCTTGGCGTGGATTCGATCGAGCACGGGACGTTCGCCGATGCCGAATCCTATGCGCTGATGAAGGCGCATGGCGTGTATCTGGTTCCGACCCTGCTCGCCGGCGTCGCGGGGGTGGAGTTCATGGATACGCATCCCGGCGTCTTCGAAGCCGAAAGCGTTGCTAAGGCGAAGGCGACGGCGCCCGTCATGGTTCGCAATCTCGCGGCGGCTTATCGCGCTGGCGTGAAGATCGCCTTTGGCACCGATATGTCGCCGCACGGCGTCGCGCAGGCGCGCGAGTTCGTCCTGATGGTGGACCGAGCCGGGATGTCCCCGATGGATGCCATATTGGCTGCCACGGGAAATGCCGCCGATCTGCTCGGTGCGGCCGACAAAATAGGGTCGGTCCGGGCGGGAAGATATGCCGATATTATCGCGGTGAGCGGAGATCCGCTCGCGGATATCGGCCGCCTGCAACACGTCAATTTCGTGATGAAGAACGGTGTGGTCGTTGTCGATCGGCGCCAGGGAGGAACAGCAGAATGA
- a CDS encoding discoidin domain-containing protein, protein MKRLLSASAIALFCLASCGKVEREKADQVPVPPDENNILHITWGGIAMADPGEEKRHWSNWTINLLDGSTAYGWTSDKNATFPHNLQFELAGIGKVKAFVVDTRFTPILREDGSSSQSAEGSPVRKFAILGSTTGPDGPYTTILQGEAKPNTRSEFPLPKEISTRWIKLQIDSNWDGKGATRLAEFEALGTLAERGVTDTADASGVYAHEYGPIAIRQKGNEIFGCYNSGVGALRGTIYGRIMRLTWFSAPEKSIGAATLVPAHDRLYGFWYRYSDKMGSPWNAAKIGGLEKADPACRKALYPES, encoded by the coding sequence ATGAAACGCTTGCTATCCGCCAGTGCGATTGCCCTTTTCTGCCTGGCTTCGTGCGGGAAGGTGGAAAGGGAGAAGGCGGATCAGGTGCCGGTTCCCCCAGACGAAAACAATATCCTGCACATCACCTGGGGCGGGATCGCAATGGCTGATCCCGGCGAAGAGAAGCGTCATTGGTCAAACTGGACGATCAACCTGCTTGACGGCAGCACGGCCTACGGATGGACGTCGGACAAGAATGCCACCTTTCCACATAATCTCCAGTTCGAATTGGCCGGCATAGGCAAGGTTAAGGCCTTCGTCGTCGACACGCGTTTTACGCCGATATTACGTGAGGACGGCTCTTCCTCCCAAAGTGCCGAAGGTTCGCCTGTTCGCAAATTCGCTATTCTCGGTTCCACCACGGGGCCGGACGGTCCCTATACGACAATCCTTCAGGGTGAGGCCAAGCCCAATACTCGCAGCGAATTTCCGCTGCCCAAGGAAATCTCGACGCGATGGATCAAGTTGCAAATCGACAGTAACTGGGATGGTAAGGGTGCGACCAGACTGGCCGAGTTCGAAGCGCTCGGCACGCTGGCGGAGCGCGGCGTGACCGATACCGCCGATGCGTCGGGCGTCTATGCCCATGAATATGGCCCGATTGCCATCCGTCAGAAAGGAAACGAGATATTCGGCTGCTACAATAGCGGCGTAGGTGCATTGCGTGGGACGATCTATGGTCGGATCATGCGCCTGACGTGGTTCTCAGCCCCAGAAAAGAGCATCGGGGCAGCGACGCTCGTTCCCGCGCATGATCGGCTATACGGGTTCTGGTATCGCTACAGCGACAAGATGGGCAGCCCGTGGAACGCCGCAAAAATCGGCGGTCTGGAAAAAGCCGACCCTGCTTGCAGGAAGGCGTTGTATCCCGAAAGCTAG
- the hemN gene encoding oxygen-independent coproporphyrinogen III oxidase, producing MWTYYPELLATPVPRYTSFPTAAEFGEIDARDMKEALEGVAADAPVSLYLHIPYCHEICWYCGCNTGAANRTARVAAYLERLTEEVRLVARHLGGRGRVGRIAFGGGSPNALSPHQFAALLREVRTAFDCANAAVSVELDPRRFEARWDEAFASASVTRASLGVQTFSPELQRAIGRVQPTEMIAEVTARLRAAGVSSINFDLMYGLPGQDASLLLDTIDIALEMQPDRLAVFGYAHVPHLIPRQRQIDSRALPGAEARFRQAEAAHSRLAGAGWQSIGFDHFAQPHDELALAARSETLRRNFQGFTDDTADVLVGLGASAISMFPGLLVQNEKNVGRYHLRIAHGGFASARGVRRDRIDRRRGLAIEQLLCRGSVDLTGLPDRSTIRERMAPFAACGLVRWLGERLILAPEAMPYARAIAATIDPYSQHSATRFSSAV from the coding sequence ATGTGGACCTATTATCCCGAGCTGCTGGCGACGCCTGTGCCGCGCTACACGAGCTTTCCGACCGCGGCAGAATTTGGCGAGATCGACGCGCGGGACATGAAGGAAGCGCTCGAAGGCGTTGCCGCAGACGCGCCGGTCTCGCTCTATCTTCATATACCTTATTGCCACGAAATCTGCTGGTATTGCGGATGCAACACCGGCGCTGCCAACCGCACCGCGCGGGTGGCTGCTTATCTCGAGCGACTGACCGAGGAGGTAAGGCTGGTCGCGCGACATTTGGGCGGGCGCGGACGAGTGGGCCGTATCGCGTTCGGTGGCGGCAGCCCCAATGCGTTGTCTCCGCATCAATTCGCGGCCCTATTGCGCGAGGTGCGCACGGCATTCGACTGTGCCAACGCGGCCGTGTCTGTCGAACTGGATCCGCGGCGGTTCGAGGCGCGCTGGGACGAGGCGTTCGCGAGCGCCAGCGTGACGCGGGCCAGCCTTGGCGTCCAGACATTCTCGCCCGAATTGCAGCGGGCAATCGGCCGCGTCCAGCCGACGGAGATGATCGCCGAGGTAACCGCGCGGCTGCGCGCAGCGGGGGTGAGTTCGATCAATTTCGATCTGATGTATGGCCTGCCCGGACAGGATGCGTCGCTATTGCTCGACACGATAGATATCGCGCTCGAGATGCAGCCGGATCGGCTGGCGGTCTTTGGCTATGCCCATGTCCCTCATCTGATCCCCCGTCAGCGTCAGATTGACTCGCGCGCGCTGCCTGGCGCGGAAGCGCGTTTCCGGCAGGCGGAGGCGGCGCACAGCCGACTGGCGGGCGCGGGCTGGCAGTCGATTGGTTTCGATCATTTCGCGCAGCCCCATGATGAACTCGCCCTGGCGGCTCGGTCGGAAACGTTACGGCGCAATTTTCAGGGTTTTACGGACGATACCGCGGACGTGCTCGTTGGTCTTGGAGCATCGGCAATCAGCATGTTTCCCGGCCTGCTGGTTCAGAACGAGAAAAACGTCGGCCGCTACCATCTGCGCATTGCGCATGGTGGATTTGCGAGTGCGCGCGGTGTCCGGCGCGACAGGATCGACCGGCGGCGAGGTTTGGCGATCGAGCAATTGCTCTGCCGGGGCAGTGTCGATCTCACGGGGTTGCCCGATCGTTCAACAATACGCGAACGGATGGCGCCTTTTGCCGCCTGCGGGTTGGTCAGGTGGTTGGGAGAGCGGCTGATTTTGGCACCGGAAGCGATGCCTTATGCGCGCGCCATTGCGGCTACGATCGATCCTTATAGCCAGCATAGCGCGACGCGGTTTAGCAGTGCGGTATAG